A region from the Medicago truncatula cultivar Jemalong A17 chromosome 6, MtrunA17r5.0-ANR, whole genome shotgun sequence genome encodes:
- the LOC25495245 gene encoding paired amphipathic helix protein Sin3-like 2 — MKFKRCMGSPSADSSENGGGSVGGGVVNGGGGASTPRKLTTIDALSYLKEVKNTFPDQKEKYDMFLQVMKDFKAQKTDTHGVIAAVKELFKGHNNLIYGFNAYLPKGHEIRLDEDEAPQKKKVEFEDAISFVGKIKNRFQNEEHVYKSFLDILNMYREEHKTITEVYSEVATLFKDHNDLLEEFTRFLPDNSLEPSTQHAPFGHRDLSVEHPDVDDEEPMNMHKEQRKREIRDIRKHDLNSLRSPNKKKSVKKAEANGLSSDLASHDDKDALKIMYSQALSLCAKVKERLSSAEDYQTFLKCLHNFSNGIIKKNELQNMVTDLLGKHSDLMSEFNDYLERCENTDGFLAGVASEKPLDTDGHLSESTKLEDDEDKEHKHEMEVSEERETYREKYMGKSIQELDLSVGKRCSLGYQLLPTDDRLDICIHIVRGDKSDVRGCSGRSQQSHWRQRAWIGLLIIINLFLFYFNFLNKY; from the exons ATGAAATTCAAACGGTGCATGGGTTCACCAAGTGCTGATTC CTCTGAAAATGGAGGTGGCAGTGTTGGAGGTGGAGTTGTTAATGGCGGTGGAGGTGCAAGTACTCCCAGGAAGCTGACAACCATTGATGCTTTATCTTATTTGAAGGAAGTGAAAAACACGTTTCCggatcaaaaagaaaaatatgacatGTTCCTTCAGGTCATGAAAGATTTCAAGGCTCAAAA GACTGACACTCATGGTGTCATAGCTGCTGTCAAGGAACTATTCAAAGGTCACAACAATTTGATTTATGGATTCAACGCTTACCTACCAAAAGGACATGAGATAAGACTTGATGAGGATGAAGCTCCTCAAAAGAAAAAGGTTGAATTTGAAGATGCTATTAGTTTCGTGGGCAAAATAAAG AACCGATTCCAAAATGAAGAGCATGTTTACAAATCATTCTTGGACATTTTGAATATGTATCGCGAAGAACACAAGACTATCACTGAGGTTTACAGTGAG GTTGCTACCCTTTTTAAGGACCATAATGATTTGCTCGAGGAGTTCACTAGATTCTTACCAGATAATTCGCTAGAACCTTCCACTCAACATGCTCCATTTGGTCATCGTGATCTGAGTGTTGAACATCCTGATGTGGATGACGAGGAACCAATGAACATGCACAAGGAGCAAAGGAAACGTGAGATCAGGGATATAAGGAAACATGATTTGAACTCACTACGCTCTCCTAACAAAAAGAAATCTGTTAAGAAGGCTGAAGCTAATGGATTGTCTTCTGACTTAGCTTCTCATGACGATAAAGATGCGTTAAAGA TCATGTATAGTCAAGCATTAAGTTTATGTGCGAAAGTTAAGGAGAGATTGAGCAGCGCTGAGGACTACCAAACATTCTTGAAGTGCCTTCATAATTTTAGCAAtggaataataaaaaagaatgagtTACAAAATATG gTGACTGATTTACTTGGAAAGCATTCTGATCTCATGAGCGAATTCAATGATTATTTGGAGCGTTGTGAAAATACTG ACGGGTTCCTTGCTGGTGTCGCGAGTGAAA AGCCACTCGATACTGACGGTCATTTATCGGAATCAACCAAGTTGGAGGACGACGAAGACAAAGAACACAAGCATGAGATGGAAGTAtctgaagagagagaaacatacAGGGAAAAATACATGGGAAAATCCATTCAAGAACTTGACCTTAGCGTCGGCAAACGTTGTTCTCTGGGCTACCAGCTTCTACCTACTGATGACAG GCTGGACATTTGTATACACATTGTGCGCGGTGACAAGTCTGATGTCAGAGGTTGCAGCGGTCGTAGCCAGCAATCACATTGGAGGCAGCGCGCATGGATTGGTCTTCTaattattatcaatttatttttgttttattttaattttttgaacaagtattAG